The stretch of DNA CGAGTTCCTCGTCCACGACCCGGACGCCATGGCCTCCGAGACGCTCGAGCTCAACCTCTACAACGACAAGAAGGCCATCGCCGCCACGGGCAGCGGCCGCCGGGGCGGCACCTTCCTCGGCAAGGTCAAGGTGGCGGGCGCCTCCTTTGCCAAGGCCGGGGACGAGGCGCTCGTCTACTACCCGCTCGAGAAGCGGAGCGTCTTCTCgcagatcaagggggagatcgGGCTGAAGATCTGGTTCGTCGAcgacccaccgccgccgccgcccgccgcgccggctgCCGAGGAGAAGGGCgccgatgcggcggcggcggacaagAAGGAGGCGCCGGCCGAGGGGAAAGAAGGGAAGGCGCCGGATgcggctgctgccgccgccgccgcgccggctgaGGAGAagaaggcggaggcggcgccggccgagGAGAAGAAAGCGGAGGAGGCCAAAACGGAGGAGAACAAACCAGAGGCGGCGGAGAAGAAGGACGACAAGGGCGGCAAGAAGAAGTCGCCGGAGAATGGAAAGAAGGACGGTGGGAAGCCGAAGGAGGAAGGCAAGGCTAAGGAGGAGGACAAAAAggacgcggccgcgccgccgccgtctccatccaagcaggcgccgccgccctcgccttcGAAGAAGGACCTGGCGATCGCCGGGATCGCCGGCGACCTGGAGATCCGCCCCCAGAGCGCCGCCGAGAAGAGCATGGCGGCGTCTGGCGCCAGCGCGTCGTACGACCTGGTGGATCGCGTGCCGTACCTCTTCGTCCGGCTCCTCAAGGCCaagcgccacggcggcggccagccgCTGTACGCGCAGCTGGCCATCGGCACCCACGCCGTGCGCAcgcgcgccgccacggccgccgacgAGTGGGACCTGGTGTTCGCCTTCCACAAGGACAGCCTCACCGACACCTCGCTGGAGGTGACCGTTCACGAGGAGGCCAAGAAACCGGCCAAGGAGGGGGAGCCCGTCCCTGCGGATGCCCACCTGGGCTTCGTCTCCTTCGACCTCCAGGAGGTCCCGAAGCGGTCGCCGCCGGACAGCGCCCTCGCGCCGCAGTGGTACACCCTCGAGGGCCACGGCTCcgaggacggcgcggcggcctgcGACGTCATGCTCGCCGTGTGGGTCGGCACGCAGGTCGACGAGGCGTTCCAGGAGGCGTGGCACTCCGACTCCGGCGGCTACCTGGTGCACACCCGCTCCAAGGCGTACCTCTCCCCGAAACTCTGGTACCTCCGCCTCAGCGTCATCCAGGCGCAGGACCTGCGCCTTCCGTCCCCGCCGGACGCCAAGGTGAAGCAGTGCGGCCCCATGTTCCCGGAGCTCTACGTCAAGGCGCAGCTAGGCGCCCAGGTGTTCAAGACCGGGCGCGTCCCGCtgggcagcgcggcggcggggacctcCAACCCGAGCTGGAACGAGGACCTGCTCTTCGTCGCCGCGGAGCCGTTCGACCCGTTCCTTACCGTCGCCGTCGAGGACGTGTTCTCCGGGCAGGCGGTGGGGCAGGCCCGCGTGCCCCTGTCGACGGTGCACCGGCGGGCCGACGACCGCGTGGAGCCGCCGTCCCGGTGGCTGAACCTGTGCGGCGACGAGGCCCGGCCGTACGCCGGGCGGGTGCACGTGCGCGTGTGCCTGGAGGGCGGGTACCACGTGCTGGACGAGGCGGCGAACGTGGCCAGCGACGTGCGCGCGGCGTCGAAGCACCTGTCGAAGCCGCCGGTGGGGATGCTGGAGGTGGGCGTCCGCGGCGCCGCCAACCTGGTGCCGATGAAGATCGCCAAGGACGGCGCGAGCGGGTCGACGGACGCGTACGTGGTGCTCAAGTACGGGCCCAAGTGGGCGCGCACGCGCACCATCCTGGACCAGTTCAACCCGCGGTGGAACGAGCAGTACGCGTGGGACGTGTTCGACCCCTGCACCGTGCTCACCATCGCCGTCTTCGACAACGTCCGGTacaaggccgccggcggcgacaccCCAGCCAAGGACTCGCGCATCGGCAAGCTCCGCGTCCGCCTCTCCACGCTCGACACCAACCGGGTGTACACCAACACCTTCCCGCTGACGGCCGTGCACCCCGTGGGCGTCCGCAAGGTGGGCGAGCTGGAGCTGGCGATCCGGTTCACCTGCCCCTCGTGGCTCACGCTGATGCAGGCGTACGGCAGcccgctgctgccgcggatGCACTACGTCAAGCCGCTGGGCCCGGCGCAGCAGGACGTGCTGCGGCACACGGCGATGCGCATCGTGTCGGGCCGGCTGGCGCGGTCGGAGCCGCCGCTGGGGCCGGAGGTGGTGCAGTACCTGCTGGACACGGACACGCACTCGTGGAGCATGCGCCGGAGCAAGGCCAACTGGTTCCGCGTCGTCGGCTGCCTCTCGCACGTCGCCACGGCGGTGCGGTGGGCGCACCGCGTCCGCACCTGGGCGCACCCGCCGACCACCGTGCTCGTGCACGCGCTGCTCGTCGCCGTCGTGCTCTGCCCGGAGATGATCCTGCCCACCGTCTGCCTCTACCTGTTCCTGGTCCTCCTCTGGCGCTACCGCGCCCggccgcggcagccggcggGCATGGACCCGCGGCTGTCGCACGTCGACAGCGTGAGCCCCGACGAGCTCGACGAGGAGTTCGACGGGCTCCCCTCGTGCCGCCCCGCCGACGTGGTCCGGATGCGCTACGACCGGCTGCGCGCCGTGGCCGGGCGCGCGCAGACGCTGCTGGGCGacgtggcggcgcagggggagCGCGTCGAGGCGCTGCTCTCCTGGCGCGACCCGCGCGCGACGGGGGTGTTCGCGGTGGTCTGCCTGCTGGCGGCGCTGGTGCTCTACGCCGTGCCGTTCAAggtgctgctgctggggatggGGTTCTACTACCTCCGGCACCCGAGGTTCCGCGGCGACATGCCCTCCGCCGGCTTCAATTTCTTCCGCCGCCTGCCGTCTCTCTCAGACCGGGTCCTCTAGTCTCATGCTGAGACTACTGATCGCTGATCAGTCTAGTTTTCTTCTTCCATCATGTTTTGATCCCGCTGTGTCAGATGGTTTGGTCAGCTGTTGCAGCCAGCAAGCCTCGGTTGATGAGGCTTCCTGATCGATGCTAGCAACAGCAATAATAATGTGTATTTTATTCATTCGTTTATGTAATCAGTTTCCCGAATTTCGGATTTACATAGGGATCATCCGGTTGATTGCCTGCCTGATCGGGGTGAAATGAGATGAAATGGCTACCATTCATCGGTGGAAAATTTGACCGTTGCAGGCAAACTGCATTGAATTCCTGCCAGAAACATTCTTGCTCTGGCAACAACAGTACAATGCTTTGATTTTGGTACAGTACTGTACACTTCAAAACTGAATAACTGACTCATGTATTGCATTTTCATCTTCAGTCCTGCATTCCTGCTCTAATTGAAGATGAGACATGGATGGATGGTCCCGACTCCCGACATGTAAAGGATGTTTTCCATTAGAGCTGTCCCAACATGAGAAGCCAAGTGCAAAATTGTGATTCAAAAGGAATTTGGCACATCATTTCGAAAGGTGCGTTTATTTTATCTGGATTCTTACATGAATCAAAAACTGTTTTCTCTGTGATATTCGTTCGTCAAAACACGGGCCCTAATCTACTGAGGATCCACTGCAACTGAATGCTGATTTTTATGCCGTTAAGAGGGTATCTCAATTCTCCTAGCGGCGCTACACAGACAGTATCACAAGCTCTTAAGGGATGCACCGAAAATGCCAAGGAACGCATCAGAATCTCTGAACCCGAATCAGCAAGCCCACTGACTGATCCGGCCCTCGCCACATGCGTGTCGCAGCGACGCAGCGTGCGCCTTCTGATCACAACCGTCAGACTCACGACATACCTAATCGCATGCCTTTTAAAACTGCAAGTGCAAGGCACTGATCGGTTCAGCTCATCAGCGCGGCCGCCGATTAAGCTTAAGCTCCGGCCACTAGCCGCGCACTCGCATCGATCCGCGGGGCCGGGTGCCGTGGTCGGGCGCGATCCAGTGCGTCCGTGCGAGAAAGCTCCCGAGCTTTTGTCAGTAGGCAGTAACCGAGTGCATGCTGCTGCTGTCGGCAACGACTAGCTCATGCCGGTGCGAGCAAATCATCGCAGGTTTTGCAAGATGAACTCGACCATTTCTCGTTTGCTTTGCCAACGcaaacatcatcatcatcgcttcAGTTGGTAGTTTGGCGTAATGGCATCGGTACTAGTCAGCTGATCTGAAGACCtgctccatttttcttttactGCGACCTCATGCATGATGCTTCTGGCATCATAGTGGAAAGGCGGTAAGCGTGGCCTGCTTTGGTCACCAGAACATGGTCAGATTAACACATCGCCGATTAAGCTTAATTGGCCATCAGATGGCACGGTGGAGATGACTTAAGTTCTTCTCTGGAAGTTGGTGATGGACCTGGATGAGAATCCAACGGAGAAAGATGCTTTACGGAAAGAAACTACTAGTTTACCACTGCAATTGTTTGGTGATCGGATCTGCCGTACGGCCACGCATTGTACGCATACGAAAAAGGCAGGCTGGTTCACGTGAGCTGACGAGCAAGGCAGCAAGCCCTTTTGCTTCATATGGCAGACAGGATTCAGGCTTCAGAGAAGAGCAGGATAAGAAtactggctgtgtttagatgaagGGAAAAGGGGATGCGAAAAGTCACATCGAACACTATAGtatattgtagcacttttcgtttgtttgtggtaattgttgtcttaccatgatctaactaggctcaaaagattcgtctcgttgtgtacatcaaaactatgcaattagtttttttatttacctacatttaatgttccatgcatgcgtcatttgctatatttaatgttttgatgtgatgtcgatgtgatggaaagtttgaaaTGGGGGGagttttttttggaactaaacacagccactgAAAATCCTTGGACTGTTATGTCGTCTCTGAGAAAAAATCTCTCGCCCTCACTGGGAGTGATCTGGTTGTTTCATCTGACAGACACTGGACTGTGCCACTGTGGGGGTGAGCGCATGCACTGAAAATGATGGCATGGCCGTGCGGCTGCCGGATCTAGGAACACGATTGGGCCAGCACACAAGTGAGGGCACTGGGCTCTTGGCCTTATCGTCCTCGTCGCTTGCGCAGCTCAACGCCTGCTTTCTGGGCCTGGGGGCCGTGGCCCGCCTTTTTCTTCGTTCTGGCCTGGCTGGTGGTGTGTGTCACGATCGTGTTGATTGTTTCTGCCTTTCTGGTCTGAGGCAGATCCAGAATCCATCTACTGCTGTATTTCGTATGTAGTGGTCGCCGTGAAACACAGTAGTGATGTGTTTCACGGCGACCAGCGAGTGGTCCGGCTCTCCAGCTCGCACCCGAGTGTCCACTGGCCATCAACCACAATGGAAAATTTTCAAAGAaacatattaggtgcaaaccaatTTTTTCGTGTAAATTATAAAAATTTCAATCTTagccatcggatcaacatccaaagaGAGAGACGCAGAGGGTGGGAGagaatttgcaaaagtgtgattactcaATCCAAGGacgggtccagattgtaaaattactcaATCTCTCGTGCCCTTTAATATGGATCCGATgatccagattgaagtttttatAGTTTGCACAAAAATATTAGTTTGCATCTAATACGTTCCCAATCTTCGAATGGTCCTTGCTTCTTTATTACCGGAGGCATACAGAGGCTCAGGTtgattcctcttcctctcgcttctctctccttcctactcttttcttttattttcttcaaCATCCTCCCTCTCTTCTTTGCTCATGCACTCCCTCCATGGCTCCGTCTCAAAATAAGTgttgttttataaaattttggacGCATTACTCATCCTATAAAAATGACCTTTTAATTACTTCTAGCAATTATGATTGAAAACCAcgctattatttatttatttatttatttggatCCTCAATGAATGCATATCTAATAAGCATTTGATTTGCTCTATTTGTTTTCATATATAATATTTTCTTGATACTTGGTATTGTTTTAATTAGATGGGTCTTATTATAAGCTAAAACAAGCTGAACAAAATTTTAATGCTAAAACAACATTTAATTTAGGAAGGAGACATCTAGTGGGTAATTATTCTGTGCAAAGAATTACCACACTTGCTTCACCAACTATATTTAATTAGGAACAGCGATGACCATAAGGTGTTTCCTTCATTTAATTAGAAAATCAGATGTTTTATTAGGATATGGAGTTTTATACCTGTAGCATCTGCACAGGCATTTCATTTAACTAGCTCTTCTTAAGTAAAAATAAAAGAATAGAGAAATAGAGATTTGCCAACAACATGGATGGAGTTACCACCGCAACAGCCCAACGCTTCGTCTCCCCCGCGGCGCCCTTCTCGGCGCGGCACAGGCggagcctgcgccgccgccacaggctCTCGCCCCTCCTCCGTACCCTCCTCGCCGCTGTCAGAGCTCACGGCCGGAAGTCCGCGCCGAGGCTAGGATGGCAGCGGCAGGGTCTTTTCATCTTCCTCGCGAGCTCGACCTCGACCTCCTCTCCCTGCTTGCATCTGGTGGAGGCCCCAGGTCggatcgtcggcggcggcgtcctccacCCACCTGCGGCTAGTCCGCGCGGAGGGCATTCCGTGGGGAGGCTTCTTGGTGGCGGAGGCCAGGCCAGTGGGTGGGACGGCAGATCTGCCCGCCCGTGGTCAGGGCCCTCGCGGCTATTTCGTGGGAGCGGCGGTGGGCCGGCCTCCGGCAAAGGGATGCGCTTTTCGGCCATGGGAGGTGGACCGTCGGCTTGAGTGCTCTGGTGGGTGCGCCACTCTGGTCTAGCCTCTCCCCGTGGCGAGTGTCCGACGGCCGGCAGCCTGGCACGTTCCCCGTGACGGGggctcggcggccggcggcggctcgggccgTTGAGGTTtggcggcggtgggcggggTCCTCCCTTGCGCATCGTTGTTGGCGGTAGCGACCCGCGACTCCGACGGCACGCGGCAGTGATTGAGTGCGTGCAACCGGCGTCTATTGGACTAAGCTCCAACCAGAGGACCATTGTCTCTTGGCGGCGACAACCTTCTTGTTGGTTGAGGAGCGGGAGGATCTTAGGCGAAAGCCTTGTTTGGCATTGTGCCGGtgctgacgacgacgacgcccatAGGCGAAAGCCTTGCTTCTTCTTGGCGTCGTTTCCTTCTTGAGGGAGTCATCATTTTACCTCCCGTCTCTTTGTCGATCGGGCTCCTGGTGAAAACCAAAAAATAGCGACGATGGCGCCTTCGGCGTCGCTTCCTCATTGGAGGCGTCGCTTTCGGAGTTCCCAAAGGTAGAGGTTTACATAAAGAGATATGACGAGTACAGATGATCTGGACATCAAGTTTCTAAGTAGACAGTGATGTGATGGATTGGTGCTGTGGAAAGACATTGCAAGGTTGAagagcaagaacaagaagaagattgaagcttagtcttctagctttctttttttgttcttttgatTTTTGTTTTCGTGAAAGCCCCCACTTGAGGTTTAGAGTCTAAAAACTCTTGTAACTCAAGAGTCTATCCCTCTTTTGACTGTAGACACTCTTTTTTGAGAGTGTTCAAGGCCGGGATATCcctttatcttaaaaaaatgGATGGAGTGGCTTGGTCACATTCGGCTCTCTGTTATAATGGGCCCTTGGACTTTGACTATTCTCCATGGATTTGCTTGCTTACCCACCACCACCCAACCATCctggcggttttttcttttttatatttaaaaaaaattaaaatttcaaaaatatctgtctgttttggaaaatttcaaaaatataccccggtcgtcctatgggggcgacagggctcaaatgtaatttttttcttcttcaaatttgcaacaaagtccctgaagaaaaaaaaaagagggggcctgtcgtccccccaacgggcgacaggaccctgtcgcccaccccaggggcgacaggggcccttCCCCCTAtttaagccctggccgccattcaccgccattccctttgtcatttgagcctagaaattcaggaaaaaagagaggggtgaggagaagaaaagcggcgaagctctgccgaattgcgtactcctgatctacaggtaacttccgtatgaatccattgatattgtataacaatttaatttaattagtgaattagctgaattagatttggtgctttagaacactcgtttagtattacaatttcagtactattacagacttttttttaaattaattatgaattagaatagaattatgaaagtgccttattgatattgcagcataaggcaatgactgcctcaaattgtggaggattttcatggaccgaagaaaaatctagtataatatttgatatcatgacccatcttgttatcagtaagaagttggatccgttagcagatggtacgatagagatggtgttgtccaaagtagtagagtttaaagatttcacattatttcgaggtattacgacgcaagatgtaaatggacacctgctagaacgtcggaagatatacatgagagtatgtgaactagcaaatcatcctaatatcattggattcttacaaagttcttgtaagatatggatgcggccagaggtgtatgagatgcacatcaaggtaactctcattgagttctaatcccgtccgtcatttcgaatccatatttatgaaacagtaactctcattaaggtaactctcgtatgtaatggaaaatacgagagtgatcagtgACGAACGTTGAAGTatataaataagcggtccacagctatctcattacaaataaacatcagagatacaaacattagatatatctaaccacccctatggcgtcggagcttttcatgtcactagaatactaaaaagcagacatgtaataaatataacgataagaaataagaactaagaaatgcattacgtaatgtgaaccaccaaattttacattataatacaacgataatgaaaaacacatcacacatgcagtggcatgtcagaacccgttacaaactacggtaaacagattccggactaacctaacatgccttaggtaatttaaaaaaaaaacagaacaaacataacgatgcagcatgtcactagcactagggtagtcctagtagccgtacccccacgtagcaaactgcgttgagccttctccgcagtatccacccattgcaggtggtgcaggcggtggtgccggaggcgcagggcccttcttcttgtgacaagggcagttgcagtaaggaatagtgcatggttcatcctgtgaaccggctgcattgctggtatcatcaactttgtcgtctttgttaccctcgctcacttcctcataatggttcaccttgcattccagatcaaagatctttatctggaggtactcgatgaactcctgaacagaatcaattggtgcaggatctacccacctagtaaaaccacagttttctatagcatcggaagactgcaaaacaaatttcatgtaaggtatctcattgaagataaagaaatgaaacaaccgagtattacccatacgtgtggacatttaaagaaacgcagaccgccatccatcccgtcggtgcacatctgcactaagcagtccgcaCCATGTCTgtattttggccacggttctctacggttatcgtattatcgaagaggagtttcattggtaaattcacttttgtgctgtggcggaaactcaaacactggttccggaaagaaatcaagtccaagaggcccctcccatattatggggtctccctttcttcccccttttcctttcccaaaaccatagtaatttttcccgctagacccacctccagacattgggtatacaatgaggtttggtgtttgagttgtgctgggagttcacaaacttgggagtatttataggcgcacaaaggtctgatacccggagtgtggagtgtaaatgcacctaaaaaacctacatgacaacacagtgaagaggctagctgacctaacactgaaaatgcTAGATTCGATtatcgaaatgactactcgatgcatctctgtgcatgcagactcacagcactgcattgctaccgctcggtcgatcgcgcctagatgccgccttccccactacacaccacagaccttcgctgtagaatgacaggtccgtcgtcctcgccagagagactgctttgaaggtgaactggtgtggttgccgtcttGTCACATctatttgaaatggtggaagagcactgctattgggttgtcgtcttttgtcacgtatgtctgggcaaagaatgcgacatttgggaaacccgtgatcgccgtgctgagcagtggcaacctgtgatctcgtactcacagctagatacactatgattcctattttgagctattcgagcgtgtagtcgtcatcatcgtcggcgggtgaggtctccggatgctttttagtattctagtgacatgaaaatgtgtgctttttagcagcagacccCGATGTATTTATTAGCtcttaattcttatcgttatattaataaaatgtgtgtgttttagtattctagtgacatgaaaagctccgaaaatattaaggacaagttcaaagatttcatagactcccggctacaactgcaaattaatggtaaaggctacaacacacagagttaagctctcaacttaaaacataaacaactaattgcagtggcatgtgcacgcgataAGATAATTTCTtattgcatctaaacctaccatgccttatggaatgtaaaatgccgggattacatggtactactctactgagtgcacctaggatatttgcccttcctaattgcttcgggcccggcttccttcgcacggcgtgccctctctcgctttctcttcttgtcagcttcacgttcggccgccgccttacgatccacctcctccatcctcttgcggatctcttcttgcgcttctcctcttgctgttcctcgtgcttcattcggcgccaacattctgcagcccaccttgctttttgttccacaatgtcctttgcctgctgcgactgcacggtgtcgaaccactgcataaaatcacaaagaggcggaggagactttgtccaacacaagttagaatcataactcaatgttaggtcacagagaaaaatagcgtatgttctcctgctaccttggcccggtctttgctgtatcgcttaggtggatcatattcgtagttctcacacataaagaacctcatgtcgtagtcatctcctaaaacctcagattgcatgaacttgcataacgaaccgcagaagcacattggcacatcaattccttcgggtacggtggctttaTACTtactccacggaatgtaggttgatcctgacgaagacattggcgctatagtgtggtgcacCAAATAACAAACAATgatttaagcaatgcacatatcgtataccaaatcgatgcgtgaaaatataggtactgtcataattctattctcttatactgcaatatcaataaggtactgtcataattctattctaatgtataattattttatttgaaaaagtcagtaatagtactcaaattgtaatattAAACCAGTGTTcaaaagcaccaaatctaattcagctaatctgctaattaaattaaattattatacaatatcaacgaatttatacggaagttaccggtagatcacaagtgcggaattcggcagagcttcgccgcttcccttctcctcacccctctcttttttctggatttttggtggattttttgaggtcaaatgaggagggaatgagggggagGCCTTATATAGGGAGGGCTGACCCGGtcgctcgggggggggggggggggacaggcccCCTGGCGCCTGTAGGCTGGGCCCACTAGtcggtcgcccctggggtgggcgacagggtcctgtcgcccgttgggggggcgacaggccccctctttttttccctccagggactttgttgcaaatttgaaa from Panicum virgatum strain AP13 chromosome 9K, P.virgatum_v5, whole genome shotgun sequence encodes:
- the LOC120650215 gene encoding FT-interacting protein 3-like, producing the protein MVAEGARRRVVVEVCNARNLMPKDGQGTACAYAVVDFDGQRRRTATRPRDLNPQWGERLEFLVHDPDAMASETLELNLYNDKKAIAATGSGRRGGTFLGKVKVAGASFAKAGDEALVYYPLEKRSVFSQIKGEIGLKIWFVDDPPPPPPAAPAAEEKGADAAAADKKEAPAEGKEGKAPDAAAAAAAAPAEEKKAEAAPAEEKKAEEAKTEENKPEAAEKKDDKGGKKKSPENGKKDGGKPKEEGKAKEEDKKDAAAPPPSPSKQAPPPSPSKKDLAIAGIAGDLEIRPQSAAEKSMAASGASASYDLVDRVPYLFVRLLKAKRHGGGQPLYAQLAIGTHAVRTRAATAADEWDLVFAFHKDSLTDTSLEVTVHEEAKKPAKEGEPVPADAHLGFVSFDLQEVPKRSPPDSALAPQWYTLEGHGSEDGAAACDVMLAVWVGTQVDEAFQEAWHSDSGGYLVHTRSKAYLSPKLWYLRLSVIQAQDLRLPSPPDAKVKQCGPMFPELYVKAQLGAQVFKTGRVPLGSAAAGTSNPSWNEDLLFVAAEPFDPFLTVAVEDVFSGQAVGQARVPLSTVHRRADDRVEPPSRWLNLCGDEARPYAGRVHVRVCLEGGYHVLDEAANVASDVRAASKHLSKPPVGMLEVGVRGAANLVPMKIAKDGASGSTDAYVVLKYGPKWARTRTILDQFNPRWNEQYAWDVFDPCTVLTIAVFDNVRYKAAGGDTPAKDSRIGKLRVRLSTLDTNRVYTNTFPLTAVHPVGVRKVGELELAIRFTCPSWLTLMQAYGSPLLPRMHYVKPLGPAQQDVLRHTAMRIVSGRLARSEPPLGPEVVQYLLDTDTHSWSMRRSKANWFRVVGCLSHVATAVRWAHRVRTWAHPPTTVLVHALLVAVVLCPEMILPTVCLYLFLVLLWRYRARPRQPAGMDPRLSHVDSVSPDELDEEFDGLPSCRPADVVRMRYDRLRAVAGRAQTLLGDVAAQGERVEALLSWRDPRATGVFAVVCLLAALVLYAVPFKVLLLGMGFYYLRHPRFRGDMPSAGFNFFRRLPSLSDRVL